One genomic window of Candidatus Edwardsbacteria bacterium includes the following:
- a CDS encoding L-lactate permease: MSIWQLLLTLLPIVIILVMLIAFKRPADQSGLAGWLAISLTAFFFFHTSAEVILRSTGAGIVRSLSVSLIVATSLLQMALMEKTGALKRIIIFIKTLAGGHRAVQIMMINIGFGTLMVAVGATPVSILPPILLAMGYSSYVAIALPSIGYDSLCTYALLGAPIVVFVDIANSFLGKGNEIGLRQAGQVFFMFLPLVSTMIGFCMLWIVGKWQAVRQGWLPCLLTGGVIGLVAYFTNRFENLVVLTGVLCGLAVIAAMALYLKASGNKIIDRSLLNSEEMDFEKTYPLWRAFMPWLILIGLILALNIPKDSFNFLYRTLRLPINGLSADGKPLDTRALWQAYTWILASTVLALPFLKPNKVQIKDTMRIWLKRAPRPVFAAAIFFAIGEIMNMSGYDMALKQFAVPSMIRVLADYSTQIFGGAYGAVVSFIGLFGGFLTGSEASAIAMFAKYTMTTAQNLGLSLNGLIIVTAGLAFGGGLASVVSPAKLQNAAASIDRIGEETKVIKIAFVFSLILTAVTSLFVVVLLRFYG; the protein is encoded by the coding sequence ATGTCCATCTGGCAACTGCTGTTGACACTGCTGCCCATCGTCATCATACTGGTGATGCTGATAGCCTTCAAACGTCCGGCCGACCAGAGCGGCCTGGCCGGATGGCTGGCCATCTCTCTGACCGCCTTTTTCTTCTTTCACACTTCGGCCGAGGTCATCCTGCGCTCCACCGGCGCCGGCATCGTGCGCTCCCTGTCGGTCTCCCTGATAGTGGCCACCTCGCTGCTGCAGATGGCCCTGATGGAGAAGACCGGGGCCTTAAAGAGGATCATCATCTTCATCAAGACCCTGGCCGGGGGACACCGGGCGGTGCAGATCATGATGATCAACATCGGATTCGGCACGCTGATGGTGGCGGTGGGGGCCACCCCGGTCTCCATATTGCCGCCCATCTTGCTGGCCATGGGCTATTCATCATACGTGGCCATCGCCCTGCCCTCCATCGGCTACGACTCGCTGTGCACCTACGCCCTGCTGGGGGCGCCCATCGTGGTGTTCGTGGACATCGCCAACAGTTTTCTGGGCAAGGGCAACGAGATCGGGCTGAGGCAGGCCGGGCAGGTGTTCTTCATGTTCCTGCCGCTGGTCTCCACCATGATCGGCTTCTGCATGCTGTGGATCGTGGGCAAGTGGCAGGCGGTGCGGCAGGGCTGGCTGCCCTGCCTGCTGACCGGCGGAGTGATCGGGCTGGTGGCCTACTTCACCAACCGCTTCGAGAATCTGGTGGTGCTGACCGGGGTGCTGTGCGGGCTGGCGGTGATCGCCGCCATGGCCCTGTACCTCAAGGCCTCCGGCAACAAGATCATCGACCGCAGCCTGCTCAATTCCGAGGAGATGGATTTCGAGAAGACCTATCCCCTGTGGAGGGCCTTCATGCCCTGGCTGATACTGATCGGGCTGATCCTGGCCCTGAACATCCCCAAGGACAGTTTCAATTTCCTGTACCGCACCCTCCGGCTGCCGATCAACGGGCTGTCTGCCGACGGCAAGCCCCTGGACACCCGGGCCCTGTGGCAGGCCTACACCTGGATACTGGCCAGCACCGTTCTGGCCCTGCCGTTCCTGAAACCCAACAAGGTCCAGATCAAGGACACCATGAGGATATGGCTCAAGCGAGCGCCCCGGCCGGTGTTCGCCGCCGCCATCTTCTTCGCCATTGGCGAGATCATGAATATGTCGGGCTATGACATGGCCCTGAAGCAGTTTGCCGTGCCCAGCATGATCCGGGTGCTGGCCGACTACTCCACCCAGATATTCGGCGGGGCCTACGGCGCGGTGGTGTCCTTCATCGGCCTGTTCGGCGGGTTTCTGACCGGCAGCGAGGCCTCGGCCATCGCCATGTTCGCCAAGTACACCATGACCACCGCCCAGAACCTGGGCCTGTCGCTAAATGGGCTGATCATTGTCACCGCCGGGCTGGCCTTCGGCGGCGGGCTGGCCAGCGTGGTCTCGCCGGCCAAGCTGCAGAACGCGGCGGCCTCGATAGACAGGATAGGGGAGGAGACCAAGGTCATCAAGATCGCCTTCGTCTTTTCGCTGATCCTGACCGCGGTCACTTCTTTGTTCGTGGTGGTGCTGTTGAGGTTCTACGGGTAG